CTTTTTTAGTATCACTATAACCAAGAAAAACACATTTAGCAGCCTTTGCAGTCAGCTTATTTCATTCATGTGGAGAAAGCAAGACAAAGCACACACAACCAAAGATACGAAGATGCCGGTAATCTGGAGACTTATGATAAAGAGAATAATATGGAGACTGATTTCCCAATGTGGAAGTGGGTTGGCAATTGATAAGATGAACTGCAGTATGCACTGCTTCGACCCAAAATTGAGGAGGAACACAAGATTCAAGTAAAAGAGTTCTAGCAATTTCCACAACATGGCAATTTTTTCGTTCTACTACTCCATTCTGTTCTAGTGTCCCAGGACAAGATTGTTGAGTTATAGTTCCTTGTTCATGAAAGAACTTAATAAGATCTGAAGCAAGAAGTTCTCTACCAGAATCCGAacgaaatattttaattattttgtcaaattgtGTTTGAATCATGGTGAAAAAGATTTTTGCTATATTAGCCAATTCAGATTTTGATCGtaagaaatatacccatctaaaacgtatatattgaTCAATGAATAGGACAAAGTACTTATATCCAAGTCTTGACAAAACAGGTGAAGGACCCCATAAATCACAGTGTATAAGATAAAAAGGTTCATTAACTTCCATAGTACTAGAAGCAAAAGGTAACTTTGCAAATTTTCCAATAACACAACTTTGACAAGTTTTTAAAAAGTCAGACTTAACATTCAATTCTTCTGGAAGAAAATTAGACTTGAACATATATTCTAACCTACTAGCATGCGGATGACCAAGACGACGATGCCATAGATTCCAAGTATTATTAGCAGTTGAAGTGTAGAATGAGATTGTGAGATATGCTGGGAAACTCTTTTCATTTACCAAATCTAGATGAAACAAGCATCCTTGTTTATGCCCTTCATGATCACTTGACCGTTCGAAGGTCCTGTACATCACATCCAAGAGAGGAAAATTTAACCAAACAATTTTGATCAGTCAATTATCCAATAGAGATCAAATTAGCAATTAATCGgggaacaaaaaaaaacattgggcaaataaatagaatttttggACTTATCAGTCAGACATATAGTGCCAATCCATTCAATTGGTAATTCTCTTCCATTAGCAGTAACAACGGTATGTTTTAAATGATAAGGTTTAAGTTTTGAAAAAACATGTTTTTGTCCAGACATGTGATTAAAGGCAGCTGAATCAAGAAACCATTTGATTCCTTTACCTGATAACCCGGCAACAGAAATAGCGGAAGAAATAGCACCTGGAAGAGCTGATTGTAAAGTCTCTTGAATCATCTTTTGTACTGCTTGTGGGGTGAGATCACTCTCATTAGGAGTTgattttcctttatcattgcTCATAGTAACAAAAACAGATGAACCTTGCTTCTTTTTCAATAATCTGCAATCTAGAATTATATGGTTTGGCTTCTtgcaataattataaatattgcGCTTTTTGCAATGAGATTGAATATGCCCCAGTTCATCACAATGTCTACAATGAGTATCTTCTTTGCCTCCTTGCTTTGGTTTTGATTGGAATTTTTCACATGAAGCAATAAAAATTGCATCAACAGAATTTGATTTAGTATCTAGTTGGGCTTGTGTATTCAGCCTTGACTCTTCATGGATCAGATCTCCAAGCACAGATTCCATAGTCAAATCACCTCGATTAATTAAAGTGGATCTCGCGTTCTCAAATTCAGGGCGAAGCTTCATGAGAAAATGCATAATCCTTCCACGGTCTCTCTGTTTCTTAATCTCGGCATTACCTGTATCTGAGATTGAACAAGAAGAGATCATATCTTGTTCAGTCCACAATTTCATGATTTCAATATAGAAACTTCGAATATCTCTGCCCTCTTGACTGATACTTGCTAGTTCATATTCATTTCAAATTTCCTTGCTTGGTTTACCTGAGAATATACTCCTTTAAGATGATTCCACATTGCAGCAGCTGTTTTGAAGCACCTCAAACTTAATGCAATATCAGGTTCAATTAAGTTTAATATCCAGGTAATAACTTGAGCATTCTTTGTCTTCTATTGGCGTTTTGTTTCTGAATCACCTTCTTCCTTTTGAGACCCATCAAGAATGGTAGAAAGTCCCTTTCATTCAATAAAAATCTGAAACTAAAATTCCCAAAGAGCATAATTTTTGCCGTTAAATTTGACAGAGATGGATTCACTCTTGGTTGCATCCATATCAAATCCTCTAAAGGatgtttgaaaaagaaattctcaaaagaatttataaaatagctgtagcaaaaaaataaatttaataattttctcaacctagctctgataccatgtcaagattgaagaaaagaagaaagatgtgTCTCTATCATTACGTATTACATGTTAGTTATATAAAGAGCTAACAGCTATATAAGGAAAACCTAGCTATTTGTGTATCTATACAAGGAATAaccaatacaagaaaatacataataagAGGAATTAACTAAGTGACAGCTAATGGTTTGACCCGATGATTCTTCTCTTATTGACAGTAGCTGCTTCACAGGATGATTTTAGCTTCTCACTTTCTTGAATCATGTCTTTGAGCTGTTATTCCTGATTTTTAACTTCTTCCTTCAGTTTTTgcaaatattcaaattttcctcTATAGGCCTGGGACATACTCTGATATTCTTATTGTAACTCAAAGGCCTTATTAGTGAAGCCATCATATTCTTGCTTGCTAGAGCTGAAAGAAGAGATCTTATTGGACATATCATTAACAACTtgccctttttctttaatgtcaCCAAAAATACAAGACACCTCATGCATAAGTTCAACAGTCTTAGTAGCTTTAAAAGGAGAAGTAATAGCAGCATATAACGTATGAAGGGAAGAAATAACCAGTTGTTGCTCATCTTTATTAAGAGTCAGCAATTCCAAGCCAGTTAATTGATGAAGAGTCTGCTTGGCAAACTTGACTGCTGCTTCAATAGAGGGAGCCAATGAAATACTCAATGAAGAAGCAGTAGCAgctaaaaaagagaaatcaagTCCTAAAAGAGGACCTACAAACTCTGGAACTAGAGCTATGTCCTATAATAAAAgtgaataaaataactttagGGTTTTAAAAGTATGCATATCAAACCTAAACATTTGTAAAAGGAAATATGGAAGAAATGTACATGAGGTATGGGAAGAAAAGCTAGAGGCTTGGGTAGAATAACAGTCGGAGATTTGGTTATATGAGGCTCTATATCATCACATTCCACAGGAGGAGAAAGAGATAAGTGGTGAGAGAGGGAGTACTCCCCTAGATACTCTATATCAGTAGGATTTTCATCCATATCCGTCTCAACATCCTTGCCATCCATAAGATCATCATCAGAGTCGCTATGGCCATGACTTTTGTTATCTTCAAAGTCTTTCGTATTTCCATGTCTTGAAACTTCAAGTGGATCCTCTTCGGAGTTAATAAAGGTACTCTTTAGAATATTTCTTTGAGACCTTTGAGTAGGAGCTGGAGAAACATAGGCTTTAGCTTTTGAATATTTGCCAACAACACTAGAAGAGGAAGACTTgttaactttttatttcttcttttgggaTGGTATGGAGAGTGGGCTTATAGCTTTCTGCATTTGTTCCCTTTTGATGATCTTCTTTGAGGTTGAAATGGAATCAAGGGCAAACCTGGAACTAGACAAGATAaagttagaaaataaaattggttTAAAGGCTATTTTTTTTAGACTAAGTTATGAGTGAGAAGACATACCTTGAGCTATACCACATATAGTAATTGGAACAAGTTGTGCAAATCTTTGAGGCCACCAGGTGTCAAAAGCAATTCTAGCATCATCATTAATCTCATAAATGGAGcaagataatttttaatatttcttaaggAAAGCATCTATGCGCTGCATAGTAACATCATTAGGGAAAATAAGAGTTTTACTAGAGAAATCCAAGGTAGGTATGATTTGGTGGAGACCGAACTGCCTACACTAAAAGGAAGGTAAGTATCTCACAAAAAATAGAGGTTGAGCTGAAGGGATGccaatagtaaaatataaaaaaccaCTAATCACAAAAAGCCTCTATGTGGTAAAGACATAAAATAGTATGGTCCTGAATACCATGGGATCAACCATATCCACAATCCTTTCCTTGATCCACTAAGGTATTTCTCTGCCAAAAGACCAAATGTCAAGCTTTGATACCCCTTAATTGCCGGTAGATAGGGAGCATTTCATTATGGTAATGATATTACATTTCACTCTACAGGTCATAAGAAATCTACCTAAGGATAAGTAAGGGTCTAACATTTACATGTTCCTCAAAAAGATGGAAATAGACTAAGAGCCACAACTGAACAACCCACATGTAGTTCCCAGTCCTATACAATGGATGCTCTGTAATCACCCTGTCCAAGGACTGATATATGGTGGCAAGTAGCTTAATGCCTAAAGCATAATAGGTCTTACCCGAGACTATACCCTTGGCTAAGAGAAGGAACTCCAAGCTAGGTTTATCGAAGGTTGGCAGAAGATGAATTGACAAATGAGGACCACATAAATTCAATATGCTCAGTATTTGAAGGGACTCTTTCAAAACCTTTATGTAGAGTATTTAACTGATGATATAACCTATggtaattatttctttaatacaCTGTCAATTAAATGGCTGTTGCTCCTCATGAAATGGACTCTCCAATTGTTTTATGCTTATGCTggataattcataattttccTTTCAAGGTTTGAACAGTGGTCCTAGACTTTTATTCATATCCACTCTTTTTTCCATTAATTGGACGTGTATGAAGGTGCGAGGTCTATGGGTCTCTTGGAAACAAACAATCAACGACAGAAcattttttaactattttagcTAGAGTGAATTCGgaattcaaatatttcaaaccctacaaaaaaaatatcaaatcgacaatattcattaattttctCCAATTCAAAATCACAGTTACCAATTCTTATATTATGATTCGGTTTCAAAGATCCAATTTTAGATATCCCGAAGTTTGATTCaatttcagaaatttttcGATTTTTAAGTTCCATGGAACCATGGTCAGCTCTAATTTTAGGTTACTATTAGCTAACAGTTGCAGAAGCATTGATTGATAAAGCAATacagaaattttctttttcttttttcttttttccctcgGGAGGGAATCTTTCAACATATACTAGTTGGcaccaatatatatatatttattatatatatatatatatatatataataaatattggGGCATAATTGGTAAACAGGGATTTAACAAATGGatcaatattttctattttttgaaatgaaaaaaggaaaacattTATCCGCTGGGTTGTATTAGAAAAATGAAGAGCAATTATTCCGCTATCATTTTCTCTGAATTTTGTATTGACGCGCCACTTTATTggaaaaaaatgagaagaaagactctctcaagaaaaagaaaaaagaaagaaagaacaagtCAAGAGAACAACATTCTATCATCTACTTACGTAGAACTACTCCAAACTACTTCTATAAATTCTCTAACTACTTCTCCTTTTGATACACCATTATTTGCTTCTTCATATTTCCTTTGATTTCTCCTTCTTCTGTACCTTTTGTAGCCTTTCATCATTGAACAGAGAAGGGCAAACAATTTAaggtaattttattatcttgcATGCTTCTCTGTCTATGAtctttttttaactaattagAATGTTCCTAACTAATCGGCTGAATGCATTCTTTGATTTGTTGCAGGTTTcctatacatatatatacatcttAAGCTTTCTTGATTTTATCATGGCTGATCCAATCACTGCTGCTGCAATTGGTGCTGCTATAACTGCTACTGCTACTTTAACTGCTGCAGCCATTGCTGGAACAATCGCGACTACGAACCTGGTTTACCAAGTAGGGAAAGATGTGCGTGCCGCTCgtaaaaagaaaacctctTACTTAAACAGCCTGCAGAAGAACTACGAAATGCTAGAGATGAAGTTACAGAAACTCATTGCTCTTGCCATGGATATGGATCGGGCTATTGTCATAACAGAGAAAGTTAAGAATAGTAGCACTTTCAAGACATGGAAAACGAGGGTAGAGGAGATTCAGACAGAAGTGAGGGCTTTGCTTAACGAATATGAAAGCA
The nucleotide sequence above comes from Ricinus communis isolate WT05 ecotype wild-type chromosome 6, ASM1957865v1, whole genome shotgun sequence. Encoded proteins:
- the LOC8288671 gene encoding uncharacterized protein LOC8288671, with the protein product MADPITAAAIGAAITATATLTAAAIAGTIATTNLVYQVGKDVRAARKKKTSYLNSLQKNYEMLEMKLQKLIALAMDMDRAIVITEKVKNSSTFKTWKTRVEEIQTEVRALLNEYESISQSKKKKKVSLSQKMEEKCMEVSGLVEEGTVMIAHF